Proteins from a single region of Candidatus Binatia bacterium:
- a CDS encoding extracellular solute-binding protein, with the protein MHKLALAGLYALVAVLTPSPNPAPASVSVLYAGSLVTAMEGPIKSALLDAHLDFEGEPGGSKALANLILAGVRSPDVFISVDRRIVASLGARVASATTFAGTSLGIAWAPTSKYAALFDAVANGTAPLQRALETPGLRIGRTDPQLDPKGAYTLQAVTMWLGSAGERRLLGDDQNPAQIFPEQDLLARVDTGQADVGFFYHTEAIARGYKFVPLPGKAALSDRITYTLAVMRAAPHPKQATAFADFILTGRGRTILEHAGLTYLNPAP; encoded by the coding sequence TTGCATAAACTCGCGCTCGCTGGACTTTACGCCCTCGTCGCAGTCCTGACGCCGTCGCCGAACCCCGCGCCCGCAAGCGTTTCGGTTCTTTACGCCGGCTCGCTCGTGACGGCGATGGAGGGTCCGATCAAAAGCGCCCTTCTCGACGCGCACCTCGACTTCGAGGGCGAGCCCGGGGGCAGCAAGGCGCTTGCGAACCTGATCCTCGCGGGTGTACGGTCGCCCGACGTCTTCATCAGCGTCGATCGGCGCATCGTCGCGAGCCTCGGCGCGCGCGTCGCCTCCGCGACGACCTTCGCGGGTACGAGCCTCGGCATCGCATGGGCGCCCACGTCGAAATACGCCGCGCTGTTCGATGCAGTCGCCAATGGGACGGCGCCGCTGCAACGCGCGCTCGAAACGCCCGGATTGCGCATCGGACGCACCGATCCACAACTCGACCCCAAGGGCGCCTACACGCTGCAGGCCGTGACGATGTGGCTGGGCAGCGCCGGCGAGCGACGGCTCCTCGGCGACGATCAGAATCCGGCGCAGATCTTCCCGGAGCAAGACCTGTTGGCGCGCGTCGACACCGGGCAGGCCGATGTCGGATTCTTCTACCACACGGAAGCCATCGCGCGAGGCTACAAGTTCGTGCCGCTTCCCGGAAAGGCGGCGCTGAGCGATCGCATCACCTACACTCTAGCGGTCATGCGCGCGGCGCCGCACCCAAAGCAGGCGACGGCCTTTGCGGACTTCATTCTCACCGGCCGCGGCCGAACGATCCTGGAACACGCCGGCCTGACGTATCTCAACCCAGCGCCATAG
- the msrB gene encoding peptide-methionine (R)-S-oxide reductase MsrB, giving the protein MKHDVAPEIQKSEEEWRGRLGPERYHILREAGTEAPFSGPLLNVNDDGTYVCGACGQQLFGSDAKFESHCGWPSFTRPEQRENVRLLDDYSHGMHRIEVRCKRCDSHLGHVFDDGPGPEGTRYCINSRSLDFTPSSQS; this is encoded by the coding sequence ATGAAACACGACGTCGCCCCCGAGATCCAGAAGAGCGAAGAGGAATGGAGAGGCCGGCTCGGCCCCGAGCGCTATCACATCCTGCGCGAGGCAGGCACCGAGGCGCCTTTCTCCGGACCGCTGCTGAACGTTAACGATGACGGCACGTACGTTTGCGGCGCATGCGGGCAGCAGCTGTTCGGGTCGGACGCGAAGTTCGAGTCGCACTGCGGTTGGCCCAGCTTCACGCGTCCCGAGCAACGGGAGAATGTCCGGCTGCTCGACGACTACAGCCACGGCATGCATCGCATCGAGGTCCGCTGCAAGCGCTGCGACTCGCATCTCGGCCACGTATTCGACGATGGGCCCGGCCCGGAGGGAACGCGCTATTGCATAAACTCGCGCTCGCTGGACTTTACGCCCTCGTCGCAGTCCTGA
- a CDS encoding MerR family transcriptional regulator — translation MHTHADRPLRKIKCFADDAGVSVRTLHLYDRLGLLKPAAVTESGYRLYGEEELERLEHILALRFVGFNLEQIKELLHGSNRPLSIALRMQRDVIAREKRRLDFALAAIDEAERALAKCEVTERWQILRKIIEVFMMENDWSWTQNYYSEEAREKIDARRRSTPKAVIEQGERDWAALLADVEEATASGVDPSSAQALALAERWRALVAQFTQGDPEIARGLNRLWSDTAHRPRDFKRPWSDEADAFIKKALNCESSGGAVDGD, via the coding sequence ATGCATACGCACGCCGACAGACCCCTTCGCAAGATCAAGTGCTTCGCAGACGACGCCGGAGTCAGCGTGCGGACGCTGCACCTTTACGACCGGCTGGGCCTTCTCAAGCCTGCCGCCGTGACCGAGTCCGGTTACCGCCTTTACGGCGAAGAGGAACTCGAGCGCCTGGAGCACATCCTGGCGCTCCGTTTCGTCGGGTTCAATCTCGAGCAGATCAAGGAGCTGCTACACGGCTCGAACCGCCCGCTTTCGATCGCGCTGCGCATGCAGCGCGACGTCATCGCGCGCGAAAAACGCCGGCTCGACTTCGCGCTTGCCGCGATCGACGAGGCAGAGCGCGCGCTCGCCAAATGCGAGGTTACCGAGCGGTGGCAGATCCTTCGTAAAATAATCGAGGTGTTTATGATGGAGAACGACTGGAGCTGGACGCAAAACTACTACTCGGAAGAGGCGCGCGAGAAAATCGACGCGCGCCGGCGGAGCACGCCCAAAGCCGTCATCGAGCAGGGCGAGCGCGACTGGGCCGCATTGCTCGCCGACGTGGAGGAGGCAACGGCGAGCGGCGTCGATCCTTCGAGCGCGCAAGCGCTTGCGCTAGCAGAGCGATGGCGCGCCTTGGTCGCGCAGTTCACGCAAGGCGATCCGGAAATCGCGCGCGGACTCAACCGCCTGTGGTCGGATACAGCGCACAGGCCGCGCGACTTCAAACGCCCGTGGAGCGACGAAGCCGACGCATTCATCAAAAAGGCGCTGAACTGCGAATCAAGTGGTGGAGCCGTCGACGGGGATTGA
- a CDS encoding GNAT family N-acetyltransferase, translated as MLLTPELAEAIRRAEIAGIRCGLDTARRLRPDTGVAGVEIAGGLAAFFGPESPVSEAFGVGTSAPVTAAEIAAITEFYESRASTARVFVSPLAHPTLGVGLAAAGYAPAEYENVLASGTFEPYARRDDRLRAAADLHAWARASAAAFLDGGAVTPEDEHLALTIAASDGVTAVEGIEDGSIVATGAMDVRGDCAALFAASTMPGFRGRGWHLALIADRIARARDAGARFLRATARPGSVSERNFHRCGFTTLYTRLLWERKRDTNF; from the coding sequence GTGCTTCTAACGCCCGAACTTGCCGAAGCAATCCGTCGCGCCGAGATCGCCGGCATCCGCTGCGGACTCGATACTGCGCGACGGTTGCGACCCGATACGGGCGTCGCCGGCGTTGAGATTGCCGGCGGACTCGCCGCATTCTTCGGGCCCGAGTCGCCTGTGTCGGAAGCCTTCGGCGTGGGGACGAGCGCGCCGGTGACCGCCGCCGAAATCGCCGCGATTACCGAGTTCTACGAGTCGCGCGCTAGCACGGCACGCGTCTTTGTTTCGCCGTTGGCGCACCCCACGCTCGGTGTCGGCTTGGCCGCGGCCGGCTATGCGCCGGCCGAATACGAGAACGTTCTCGCGAGTGGTACGTTCGAGCCTTACGCGCGGCGCGACGACCGCCTCCGCGCGGCAGCTGACCTGCACGCATGGGCGCGCGCGTCGGCTGCCGCCTTCCTCGACGGCGGCGCCGTCACGCCGGAGGACGAGCATCTCGCGCTCACGATCGCAGCGTCGGACGGCGTGACTGCGGTGGAGGGTATCGAGGACGGCTCGATCGTGGCGACCGGCGCGATGGACGTGCGCGGCGATTGCGCGGCGCTCTTTGCGGCGTCGACGATGCCTGGGTTCCGAGGGCGAGGCTGGCACCTCGCGCTGATCGCCGACCGCATCGCGCGCGCCCGCGACGCCGGCGCGCGTTTTTTACGCGCCACAGCTCGCCCCGGCAGCGTGTCGGAGCGCAACTTCCATCGTTGCGGCTTCACCACCTTATACACACGCTTGTTGTGGGAACGCAAACGCGACACGAACTTCTAA
- a CDS encoding amino acid racemase, protein MAQPLHIGIVACSAPGAALSYQTICSEGADLLGPYDHPQISMHSPPFARYAECMDRDDWQGVGEIMLDSANKLAAIGADFLIGPDNTFHQALPFIAARLPLPWLHIADVVADAAVRRGFRRIGITGTRWLVESDVYPEKLSARGIDHVRPSANERAEMNRIIMDELVYGAFKPEGVAYFQRVIGGLKERGCDAVVLGCTEIPLIINDANSALPTLDSTRLLARAALRYACGTAVSP, encoded by the coding sequence TTGGCACAACCGCTGCACATTGGGATCGTCGCCTGCTCAGCGCCGGGTGCCGCCCTTAGCTATCAAACGATCTGCTCCGAGGGTGCGGACCTGCTCGGTCCGTACGATCACCCGCAAATCTCGATGCACTCGCCGCCGTTTGCGCGCTACGCCGAATGCATGGACCGTGATGACTGGCAAGGCGTCGGCGAAATCATGCTTGATTCGGCAAATAAGCTGGCTGCAATCGGCGCGGATTTCTTGATCGGTCCGGATAACACGTTCCATCAGGCCTTGCCGTTTATCGCGGCACGCCTGCCGCTGCCGTGGCTGCACATCGCGGACGTCGTCGCGGACGCAGCGGTCCGGCGTGGATTTCGCCGGATCGGGATCACCGGGACGCGTTGGCTCGTGGAGAGCGACGTCTATCCCGAAAAGCTGTCGGCGCGCGGCATCGATCACGTTCGCCCGAGCGCCAACGAGCGCGCGGAGATGAACCGCATCATCATGGACGAGCTGGTATACGGCGCGTTCAAACCCGAGGGCGTGGCGTACTTTCAGCGGGTGATCGGCGGCCTAAAAGAGCGCGGCTGCGACGCCGTCGTGCTGGGCTGCACGGAGATTCCGCTGATCATCAACGACGCTAACTCGGCGTTGCCGACGCTCGACTCGACGCGTCTGCTCGCGCGCGCGGCACTCCGCTATGCTTGCGGAACGGCAGTGTCGCCCTAA
- a CDS encoding kelch repeat-containing protein encodes MTGPPLPVARSEVAVATDGRSIYVIGGYANGNVDQSLVEVFHPTANDGGQVRGTWQDVAPLPRGLNHVGAIGYNGRIYAFGGFSAQNNSAVADASVYDPAKNTWAPIAPLPHALGSVSVAVLGTEIHLVGGRDAHSVGTHYVYDPVSNSYSTRAPLPVGRDHMGLVALDGRLYAVGGRIDTPAHNTSYVDVYDPESGAWTSGAPLPAARSGMAVATYRGKIFAMGGEQAGMSAAFNSNFSYDPSAGAWSIDQLILPEGRHGTGAVVVADKLFVPAGAPVPGGGRQSNTLFVFSCSAPSPC; translated from the coding sequence ATGACCGGACCGCCGCTGCCGGTCGCGCGCAGTGAAGTCGCGGTCGCCACGGACGGCCGCAGCATCTACGTCATCGGCGGCTACGCCAACGGCAACGTAGACCAATCGCTCGTCGAGGTCTTCCATCCGACCGCGAACGATGGAGGGCAAGTTCGCGGAACGTGGCAAGACGTAGCGCCGTTACCGCGCGGCCTCAATCACGTGGGCGCCATTGGCTACAACGGCAGGATTTACGCCTTCGGTGGATTTTCGGCGCAAAACAACTCCGCCGTCGCCGACGCCAGCGTCTACGACCCCGCCAAAAACACGTGGGCGCCGATTGCGCCACTTCCGCACGCGCTCGGCTCCGTGTCGGTGGCCGTGCTCGGCACTGAAATCCATCTCGTCGGGGGTCGCGATGCACACAGCGTGGGGACGCACTATGTCTACGACCCTGTCAGCAACAGCTATTCGACGCGTGCGCCGTTGCCGGTCGGACGCGACCACATGGGACTCGTGGCTCTCGACGGACGACTCTATGCAGTCGGCGGCCGGATCGATACACCCGCGCACAACACGTCGTACGTCGACGTCTACGATCCGGAGAGCGGCGCTTGGACGAGCGGCGCTCCGCTGCCCGCAGCGCGCAGCGGCATGGCCGTGGCGACGTATCGGGGCAAGATTTTCGCGATGGGCGGCGAGCAAGCCGGTATGAGCGCAGCGTTCAACAGCAACTTTTCATACGATCCGAGCGCCGGAGCGTGGTCGATAGACCAGCTGATCTTACCGGAGGGCCGGCACGGAACCGGCGCAGTTGTGGTGGCTGATAAGCTGTTCGTTCCGGCGGGCGCACCCGTTCCGGGCGGCGGCCGTCAGAGCAACACGCTCTTCGTGTTCTCCTGTAGCGCACCGTCCCCGTGCTAG
- the sigH gene encoding RNA polymerase sporulation sigma factor SigH, translating into MAMTHPVSDGVEYQQRVDEELVAIAKTGDNLAMEYLLNKYKNFVRIKAKSYFLIGADREDIIQEGMIGLYKAVRDFKADKLSSFRAFAELCITRQIITAIKTATRQKHIPLNQYISLNKPIYDEDSERTLLDVMASQKTSDPEELVVTQEVSDDIRQRIRQNLSELESQVLESYLEGKSYQEMARDLGRHVKSIDNALQRVKRKIEKNLAEFEFQ; encoded by the coding sequence ATGGCAATGACCCATCCAGTGTCGGATGGAGTAGAGTACCAGCAGCGGGTCGACGAGGAGCTGGTGGCCATCGCGAAGACGGGCGACAATCTCGCGATGGAATATCTTCTTAACAAATATAAAAACTTCGTTCGCATTAAGGCCAAGAGCTACTTTCTAATCGGGGCGGACCGCGAGGACATCATCCAAGAAGGTATGATCGGCCTCTACAAAGCCGTGCGCGACTTTAAGGCCGACAAGCTCTCGAGCTTCCGGGCCTTCGCCGAGCTTTGCATCACGCGCCAGATCATCACCGCGATCAAAACGGCCACGCGGCAGAAGCACATCCCGCTCAACCAGTACATCTCGCTCAACAAGCCGATCTACGACGAAGATAGCGAGCGCACGCTTCTCGACGTCATGGCGTCGCAGAAGACGTCCGATCCGGAAGAGCTGGTCGTGACCCAGGAAGTCTCCGACGACATCCGCCAGCGCATCCGGCAGAATCTCTCAGAGCTCGAGTCGCAGGTGCTAGAATCGTATCTGGAAGGCAAGAGCTACCAAGAGATGGCGCGCGACCTGGGACGTCACGTGAAGTCGATCGACAACGCGCTGCAGCGCGTCAAACGCAAGATCGAAAAGAACCTCGCCGAATTCGAGTTCCAGTAG
- the rlmB gene encoding 23S rRNA (guanosine(2251)-2'-O)-methyltransferase RlmB → MDRRRRPVKTQRHYHARKELDFDDLVYGMRAVAEALAAGEELRLIRVAANRTKDATLRALLAKAKEKNVPVRFEGREFFDCLPFKAHQGVVATAPPFPYAGLSELLGRRNSNQRRTLVVLDHLTDPHNVGAIIRTAEAAGADGVILPARRSAGVNATVRKAAAGAAAHLPIARVPNIADAIRAMKKAGIWVVGADASPEATDLNRADLDRDLALVIGGEGGGLSQLVKRECDYLVSIPMRGRIASLNASVAAAILIYEALRQRECSLRP, encoded by the coding sequence GTGGACCGTCGCCGGCGCCCCGTAAAGACGCAGCGGCACTATCACGCGCGCAAGGAACTAGACTTTGACGATCTCGTCTACGGCATGCGCGCGGTCGCAGAGGCGCTCGCCGCGGGAGAAGAGCTGCGTTTGATTCGCGTTGCCGCAAACCGAACCAAGGACGCGACGCTGCGCGCGCTCCTCGCGAAGGCCAAAGAGAAAAACGTGCCGGTGCGTTTCGAGGGGCGCGAGTTCTTCGATTGCCTCCCCTTCAAGGCGCATCAAGGCGTCGTGGCAACCGCTCCGCCGTTCCCGTACGCCGGGCTTTCCGAGCTGCTCGGCCGCAGAAACTCGAACCAGCGGCGGACCCTGGTCGTGCTCGATCATCTGACCGATCCGCACAACGTCGGCGCCATCATCCGCACGGCGGAGGCCGCAGGCGCGGACGGCGTCATTCTACCCGCCCGGCGCTCCGCCGGCGTGAACGCGACCGTGCGCAAAGCAGCGGCGGGAGCGGCCGCCCACTTGCCCATCGCGCGCGTGCCCAACATCGCCGACGCGATCCGCGCAATGAAGAAGGCCGGCATCTGGGTCGTAGGCGCCGACGCCTCCCCGGAGGCGACCGATCTTAACCGGGCGGACCTCGATCGCGACCTCGCGCTGGTCATCGGCGGCGAGGGTGGCGGATTATCCCAGCTGGTTAAGCGAGAGTGCGACTATCTGGTCAGCATACCCATGCGAGGCCGCATCGCTTCCCTTAACGCCTCGGTAGCTGCCGCTATTCTTATTTACGAGGCCTTAAGGCAACGGGAGTGCTCGCTTCGTCCTTGA
- the cysS gene encoding cysteine--tRNA ligase: MRLYNTRTRSVEPFAPLRAGEVRIYVCGLTPSAQAHLGHARSFLFFDVLRRYLGHRGYRVTYVQNVTDIDDRSIHAANETGEYYHAIVDRYYAEFKDSMRKLGVLEYDAEPYATAYIEPIQAMIRRLIDGGHAYVSEDGIYYRVSTFANYGRLASRKIDELEAGARIEIGEHKEDPLDFALWKFAKPGEPRWAFEPFGEGRPGWHIECSAMAHELLDPEGLGFDIHGGGADLIFPHHENEIAQSEPLMAQPPMANFWVHGGLLLFDNRKMAKSLGNFEPLSALLQRHDPQAIRWLFLQTGYRKVMNFTEESIAAAALGLARVKAAYRLLAQVKRGEPGGSVDLDARMEAALDDDMNTAAALAGLYEFVGDAPRYAEDPAVATLAFERLGYWLEVLGIAPNDAWREEPPRVELAANFVARLEDVLREARINGAPSSLEGVTPQEAIERIVVLRDEARRAKDWAASDRLRDALQRCGIVVKDSKEGTTWTVAGAP; this comes from the coding sequence TTGCGGCTGTATAACACTCGCACGCGCAGCGTCGAGCCGTTCGCCCCGCTGCGCGCCGGTGAGGTCCGCATCTATGTGTGCGGGCTCACGCCGTCGGCGCAAGCGCATCTCGGCCACGCTCGTTCGTTCCTGTTTTTCGACGTGTTGCGCCGCTATCTAGGCCACCGCGGATACAGGGTCACGTACGTCCAAAACGTCACCGACATCGACGACCGCAGCATCCACGCGGCCAACGAAACGGGCGAGTATTATCACGCGATCGTCGACCGCTATTACGCCGAGTTCAAGGACTCGATGCGCAAGCTCGGCGTGCTTGAGTACGATGCCGAGCCGTACGCGACGGCGTACATCGAGCCGATCCAGGCGATGATACGGCGGCTCATCGACGGCGGACACGCATACGTTTCGGAGGACGGGATCTACTACCGCGTCTCGACCTTCGCGAACTACGGACGCCTGGCGAGCCGGAAGATCGACGAGCTTGAGGCCGGTGCGCGCATCGAAATCGGCGAGCACAAGGAAGACCCGCTCGATTTCGCTCTGTGGAAATTCGCCAAGCCGGGCGAGCCGCGCTGGGCGTTCGAGCCGTTCGGCGAGGGGCGACCGGGATGGCACATCGAGTGCTCGGCGATGGCGCATGAGCTGCTGGATCCAGAAGGACTCGGCTTCGATATCCACGGCGGCGGCGCCGACCTGATCTTCCCGCACCACGAAAACGAGATCGCGCAGAGCGAGCCGCTGATGGCGCAACCGCCGATGGCGAACTTCTGGGTGCACGGCGGGCTGCTGCTGTTCGACAACCGCAAGATGGCCAAGTCGTTGGGCAACTTCGAGCCGTTATCCGCGCTGCTGCAGCGCCACGACCCGCAGGCGATTCGCTGGCTGTTTCTGCAGACGGGCTATCGTAAGGTGATGAACTTCACCGAAGAGTCGATCGCCGCTGCGGCGTTGGGGCTGGCGCGCGTGAAGGCGGCGTACCGGCTACTGGCCCAGGTGAAACGCGGCGAGCCCGGGGGCAGCGTCGATCTCGACGCCCGAATGGAAGCGGCCCTCGACGACGACATGAATACCGCGGCGGCGCTCGCCGGGCTCTATGAGTTCGTCGGAGACGCGCCGCGCTACGCTGAAGATCCGGCGGTCGCGACGCTCGCGTTCGAGCGGCTCGGTTATTGGCTCGAAGTGCTCGGCATTGCCCCGAATGACGCGTGGCGGGAAGAACCTCCTCGCGTGGAACTCGCCGCGAACTTCGTCGCTCGTTTAGAGGACGTGTTGCGTGAGGCGCGCATCAACGGGGCTCCCAGCAGTCTCGAGGGTGTGACACCGCAAGAGGCCATCGAGCGCATCGTCGTGCTGCGCGACGAGGCGCGCCGCGCCAAGGATTGGGCGGCCTCGGATCGCCTGCGCGACGCACTGCAACGCTGTGGCATCGTCGTCAAAGACTCGAAAGAAGGCACGACGTGGACCGTCGCCGGCGCCCCGTAA
- the cysE gene encoding serine O-acetyltransferase, which produces MAFNPRLTGRVKLLQMGSFFEDVLADLKAPLDRDPAARGWLDVVLSYPGFHALVAHRLIHPLYRAGIPLLPRFLSHISRFFTGIEIHPGVKIGKGIFIDHGMGVVFGETAEIGDGCTIYQGVTLGGTSLSHGKRHPTLGRSVVVGVNSSVLGAIVLGDNAKVGGGSVVVKDVPANAIVVGVPARVVAQDGKPIRAVPDRPRVDMPDPTSDAIARMQRRLTELEDRLAVLEQGEVPEEEAWSWVI; this is translated from the coding sequence GTGGCCTTCAACCCTCGTTTGACGGGCCGGGTTAAACTGTTGCAGATGGGCAGCTTCTTCGAGGACGTCCTCGCCGATCTGAAGGCGCCACTGGACCGCGATCCTGCGGCCCGCGGCTGGCTGGACGTCGTGCTGTCCTATCCGGGCTTCCACGCGCTCGTCGCACATCGCCTGATTCATCCGCTCTATCGAGCCGGCATTCCGTTGCTGCCCCGCTTCCTATCGCACATCTCCCGGTTCTTCACCGGCATTGAGATCCACCCGGGAGTGAAGATCGGTAAGGGCATCTTCATCGATCACGGCATGGGCGTGGTCTTCGGGGAGACTGCCGAGATCGGCGACGGCTGCACGATCTATCAGGGAGTGACGCTCGGCGGCACCAGCCTGTCCCACGGCAAACGCCATCCGACGCTCGGGCGCAGTGTCGTCGTAGGCGTGAACTCCAGCGTCTTAGGCGCGATCGTGCTGGGCGACAACGCCAAGGTCGGCGGCGGTTCCGTCGTCGTGAAGGACGTACCGGCCAACGCCATCGTCGTCGGGGTTCCCGCGCGGGTCGTCGCGCAGGACGGCAAGCCGATTCGTGCCGTGCCCGACCGCCCGCGGGTCGACATGCCGGATCCGACGTCCGATGCGATCGCGCGAATGCAGCGCCGGCTGACCGAGCTCGAGGATCGCCTCGCCGTGCTGGAGCAGGGCGAGGTGCCCGAAGAAGAAGCCTGGAGCTGGGTTATCTGA
- the ispF gene encoding 2-C-methyl-D-erythritol 2,4-cyclodiphosphate synthase translates to MRIGHGFDAHRLVEGRALILGGVRISFERGALGHSDGDALAHAIADALLGAAALGDLGSRFPDTDPRWKDADSMGLLAECAKAVCNAGFAIVNLDATIVVERPKLAPFIQQMRENVAACLGADAGCIGVKAKSSEGMGYTGDGSGIAVHAVALLREMSS, encoded by the coding sequence GTGCGCATCGGTCACGGCTTCGACGCGCACCGTCTCGTCGAGGGGCGCGCCTTGATCCTCGGCGGCGTTCGCATTTCGTTCGAGCGCGGGGCGCTAGGCCACTCCGACGGCGACGCGCTCGCGCACGCGATCGCCGACGCGCTGCTCGGCGCCGCCGCGCTCGGAGACCTGGGCTCGCGCTTTCCCGACACGGATCCGCGTTGGAAGGACGCCGACTCGATGGGGCTGCTCGCGGAATGCGCCAAGGCGGTGTGCAACGCCGGTTTCGCCATCGTCAATCTCGATGCGACCATCGTCGTCGAACGCCCGAAGCTCGCGCCGTTTATCCAGCAGATGCGCGAGAACGTCGCGGCGTGCCTCGGCGCCGACGCAGGCTGCATCGGCGTCAAGGCCAAGAGCAGCGAAGGGATGGGCTACACCGGTGACGGCAGCGGCATCGCAGTCCACGCAGTCGCCCTTCTCCGCGAAATGTCATCCTGA
- the ispD gene encoding 2-C-methyl-D-erythritol 4-phosphate cytidylyltransferase, translating to MKWAAVVVAAGRGARFGRPKQFLELAGLPMVGWSIKRFAGMPEIDELVVATEEECVDRMRSLVARLAPDLAARVVRGGPSRQGSVYEGLIAVSPEIEAVLVHDGARPLVGASDVRAGMREVRAGRAALLAAPVVDTIKVVEAQSRIVKMTLDRRTLWAAQTPQFALAAELRAAHERAQRDGIAVTDDATLLEQSGIEVAIVAATGENFKVTLPADVARAEMILQERSRRAEPAEAHGVT from the coding sequence GTGAAGTGGGCCGCGGTCGTCGTCGCAGCCGGCCGCGGCGCTCGCTTCGGGCGGCCGAAGCAGTTCCTCGAGCTGGCCGGGCTGCCGATGGTCGGATGGTCGATTAAGCGATTCGCGGGCATGCCCGAAATCGACGAGCTGGTAGTCGCCACCGAAGAGGAGTGCGTCGATCGCATGCGCTCGCTGGTCGCGCGGCTCGCGCCGGACCTCGCCGCGCGCGTCGTGCGCGGCGGTCCGTCACGACAAGGCAGCGTCTACGAAGGGCTGATAGCGGTGTCGCCGGAGATCGAGGCCGTGCTGGTGCACGACGGCGCGCGTCCCCTGGTCGGCGCGTCCGACGTGCGCGCGGGGATGCGCGAGGTGCGCGCGGGCCGCGCCGCGCTGCTCGCAGCGCCGGTCGTCGATACGATTAAGGTCGTCGAAGCGCAGTCACGGATCGTAAAGATGACGCTCGATCGCCGCACGCTCTGGGCGGCGCAGACGCCGCAGTTTGCGCTGGCCGCCGAGCTTCGCGCCGCTCACGAGCGTGCGCAGCGCGACGGTATCGCGGTTACCGATGATGCGACGCTGCTCGAGCAAAGCGGAATCGAGGTCGCAATCGTGGCGGCGACCGGCGAGAACTTCAAGGTAACGTTGCCCGCAGACGTCGCCCGCGCCGAAATGATCCTTCAGGAACGCTCGCGCCGTGCGGAGCCTGCCGAAGCACACGGCGTGACGTAG
- a CDS encoding TRAM domain-containing protein, translating to MRSVFDIRVTPGNLSETVLRVAFILVFGVTGFLLGREAYFSLFSPHFANEALQLAFLILSPVVGAIIGALLAPPAQALFEGQLRQAEGAMERLTPAEIAGGAVGLIVGLLIAFLIKGIVFEFLSDIGRAGTYVAIVLYLIVAVFAAYLGARIGAKIRIVPVPRGVVTNTSGGATKIVDTSSIVDGRIVEIVESGFMEGVLIVPRFVLRELQAISDSVDPLKRTRGRRGFDVLSRLQELGVFEISERDYDDMAPGNVDARLVRLAQELDAKLVTNDYNLNRIAQVEGVAVLNVNELANAVKPVVLPGEELHVQVIREGKEFHQGVGYLEDGTMIVVEHGRRLIGEETDVIVTSVLQTVAGRMIFARPKREGVAS from the coding sequence TTGCGGAGCGTTTTTGACATTCGAGTAACACCAGGCAACCTGTCCGAGACCGTACTGCGCGTCGCGTTCATCCTCGTTTTCGGCGTGACGGGCTTCCTCTTGGGAAGAGAGGCGTATTTCAGCCTCTTCTCGCCGCACTTTGCCAATGAGGCGCTGCAGCTCGCCTTCCTGATCCTCTCGCCGGTCGTCGGCGCGATCATCGGTGCGCTCCTGGCGCCGCCGGCGCAGGCGCTCTTCGAGGGACAGCTGCGGCAGGCCGAAGGCGCGATGGAGCGCCTCACTCCCGCCGAGATCGCGGGCGGCGCGGTCGGGCTCATCGTGGGATTGCTGATCGCGTTCCTTATCAAGGGAATCGTCTTCGAGTTTCTCTCGGACATCGGGCGCGCGGGAACCTACGTCGCGATCGTGCTGTATCTCATCGTCGCCGTCTTCGCCGCGTATCTCGGCGCGCGGATCGGAGCGAAGATCCGAATCGTTCCCGTTCCGCGCGGCGTCGTAACGAACACGAGCGGCGGCGCCACGAAGATCGTCGACACCTCGTCCATCGTGGACGGACGCATCGTCGAGATCGTCGAGAGCGGATTCATGGAGGGCGTGTTGATCGTCCCGCGCTTTGTCCTGAGGGAGCTGCAGGCGATTTCGGACTCCGTCGATCCGCTCAAGCGCACGCGGGGCAGGCGCGGGTTCGACGTGCTGAGCCGCCTCCAAGAGCTCGGCGTTTTCGAGATCAGCGAGCGCGACTACGACGACATGGCGCCCGGCAACGTCGACGCGCGGCTGGTTCGGCTCGCGCAGGAGCTGGACGCAAAACTCGTGACGAACGATTACAATCTCAATCGCATCGCGCAAGTCGAGGGCGTCGCTGTGCTCAACGTCAACGAGCTGGCCAACGCCGTGAAGCCCGTCGTGCTCCCCGGCGAAGAGTTGCACGTCCAGGTGATCCGCGAGGGGAAAGAGTTTCATCAAGGCGTCGGCTATCTGGAGGACGGGACGATGATCGTCGTCGAGCACGGCCGGCGGCTGATCGGCGAAGAGACCGACGTGATCGTCACGAGCGTGCTGCAGACCGTCGCGGGCCGCATGATCTTCGCGCGGCCGAAGCGCGAGGGCGTGGCGTCGTGA